The Burkholderia sp. NRF60-BP8 genomic sequence GCTCGAAGCGTCTCGAATATCCGCGTGGCCCGATGGGCAACCAGACCTGGTTCGTCGACCTCGATGCGAACGGGCGCTACACGGGCGCGACGCAGGTGCTGACCGCCGAGAATTTCGCGAAAGTGCGCCCGGGGATGAACGAGGACGAGGTGCGACGCCTGCTCGGCAAGCCCGGCGACATCGCGCAATATCCGCTGAAGCCCGAGACGGTCTGGAGCTGGCGCTGGCTCGAGGACGGCGTCAACACCGATGCGTTCTTCAACGTCCATTTCGGCCCGGACGGGCTCGTCTATACGACGTCGCGCTCCGACATCCTGAAAGGGCGGTGACGCTCACGCGCGGCGCTTCTTCAGCCAGTCGCGCAGCGCGTCGTTCATGCGCGTCTGCCAGCCGGGGCCGTCCGCCCGAAACGCGGCGAGGATGTCGGCGTCGTAGCGGATGCTGACCTGTTCCTTCGGGTGCTCGAGCTTCGGGCGCCCGAACTTCTTCGCGACGACCTCGACGAATGGCTCCATCGCATCGATTTCGTCGTCGCCGAGTTCATGGGCGTCCGGATCGGCGGCGATGCCGCGCGCGATCGCCGCTTCTTCCTCGGGCGTGTTGCGGATGAATTTAACCGCCTTCTTCATATCGACTCATCTCTCGGTTGTTGGCTTTTCGCAGACTGACGACACGCAGCGTGCGGCCGCGCGGGACGACGATCGCCGTATAAAGGCGCGCGCCGATCGGCACCAGACAGATCCAGCGTGTCTCGCCGTAGTCCCTGCGGGTATCCACTCATGTGCGCGCTGCTTCCCACTCGGCGAATTCGGCCATTCGCAACGAGACGCCGTGTTTCAGTCGGTTCGACAGATCCTTGGCCTCGTCGAAAACGAATGGAATTTCGACTAATTGTGGATGCAAAAACATGAGATGGCAATGGGTTTTTGTAGATGCAAAAAGCGGGCGCCGCCGTGGATGGCAGCGAATCGGCGCCGCTCGCGTCGCGGGCAGGACCGAGCGATTGTGTGGCGCGTGTCCGGACATGCCCATTCGGCCCGATGGCCAGTGCGGCGCTATATCGAAAAAGCGACCGGAAAATTGCAAAAAACCCGCTTCCCGACGCGTCATGAGACTGTCAGGAAGCGGGTTTTTCCCTTTTGAAACAGCGGCGTAAGTCGTGCGCACAAATGGTGGGACGAATTGCTGCGATGCAGCAACCGCGCGCACGGTGATTTGAGGCAATCAATTTCGCTTGCGACTATCCGCGTCAGCCCGGCGCGGGACAGGCATACGCGTCGGCATTCATTCAATTCTGGAGACGCGCGTGTTCCTTTACGGCTTTGGTCCTGTCCTCTGGGCCGGCACCGTGCAGACCATCGAGCTGTCGGTGCTGTCGCTCGCCACTGCGGTGGCATTGGGACTGATCGGCGCGGTGGCGAAGCTGTCGCACAACCGGGTGCTGCGAGCGATCGCGACCGGTTATACGACGCTGATCCGCTCGGTGCCCGATCTTGTGCTGATGCTGCTGCTGTTCTACAGCATCCAGATCTGGCTGAACCAGTTCACCGACCTCGTCGGCTGGAACCAGATCGACATCGATCCGTTCGTGGCCGGCGTGCTGACGCTCGGCTTCATCTACGGCGCGTACTTCACCGAGACGTTTCGAGGCGCGTTCCTGTCGGTCCCGCGCGGCCAGCTCGAAGCCGGTGCGGCTTACGGGATGAGCGGCGCGCGCGTGTTCGCGCGGATCATGTTTCCGCAGATGATGCGCTTTGCGCTGCCGGGCATCGGCAACAACTGGCAGGTGCTCGTGAAGGCGACCGCGCTGGTGTCGATCATCGGTCTCGCGGACGTCGTGAAGGCCGCGCAGGACGCCGGCAAGAGCACGTTCAACATGTTCTTCTTCATTCTCGTCGCGGCGCTGATCTATCTCGCGATCACGACCGTCTCCAACCTCGTGCTGATCCAGCTCGAGAAGCGTTATTCCATGGGCGTGCGGCACGCAGAACTATGATCGAGATCCTCCAGGAATTCGGCAAGGCGTTCCTTTTCTGGGACGGCCAGCGCCTGTCCGGCCTCGCGGTGACGCTGTGGCTGCTCGTCGCATCGATTTCGCTCGGCTTCGTGTGCGCGGTGCCGCTGGCGGTCGCGCGCGTGTCGAGGAACAAGTGGGTGTCGATGCCCGTGCGCTTCTACACGTACGTGTTCCGCGGCACGCCGCTCTACGTGCAGTTGCTGCTGATGTACACGGGCATGTACAGCCTCGAGTTCGTGCGTTCGCACTCGCTGCTCGACGCGTTCTTCCGCAGCGGCTTCAACTGCGCGATCCTCGCGTTCGCGCTGAACACCTGCGCATACACCACCGAGATCTTCGCCGGGGCGATCCGTGCAATCCCGCACGGCGAAGTCGAGGCGGCGCGCGCGTACGGGATGACGCCGTTCACGATGTACCGCCGCGTGATCCTGCCGTCGGCGCTGCGCCGCGCGCTGCCGCTGTACAGCAACGAGGTGATCCTGATGCTGCACGCGACGACCGTCGCGTTCACGGCGACCGTGCCGGACATCCTGAAGGTCGCGCGCGACGCCAATTCCGCGACCTACATGGCGTTCCAGTCGTTCGGAATCGCCGCGCTGATCTATCTTGCGGTATCGTTCGCACTCGTCGCGGCGTTTCGCCGCGCGGAGCGCCACTGGCTCGCGTATCTCGCGGCCGCCCGTCATTGAATTCACTCGAGGAGAGCCAGTTGGCCGAGATCACTCAAACGAGCGCGTCCGCTTCCGTGAAGCTTGCCGCGGTCGACATTCACAAGCGCTACGGCGACAACGAGGTGCTCAAGGGCGTGTCGTTGGACGCGAAGGCCGGCGACGTCATCAGCATCATCGGCGCGAGCGGCTCGGGCAAGAGCACGTTCCTGCGCTGCATCAATTTTCTCGAGCGGCCGAATGCGGGGCAGATCGTCGTCGACGGCGAGGCCGTGCGCACGAAGGCCGACAAGACCGGCGCGCTGGAGGTGGCCGATCACAAGCAACTGCAGCGCATCCGCACGAAGCTCGCGATGGTGTTCCAGCACTTCAACTTGTGGGCGCACATGAACGTGCTCGAGAACGTGATGGAAGCGCCGGTGCACGTGCTGGGCATTTCGAAGAAGGAAGCCGAGGAGCGTGCGCGCGAGTACCTGGAGAAGGTCGGCCTGCCGCCGCGCGTCGAGAAGCAGTATCCGTCGCATCTGTCCGGCGGCCAGCAGCAGCGCGTGGCGATCGCGCGTGCGCTGGCGATGCATCCGGACGTGATGCTGTTCGACGAGCCGACTTCCGCGCTCGATCCGGAACTGGTCGGCGAAGTGCTGAAGGTGATGCAGAAGCTGGCCGAGGAGGGCCGCACGATGATCGTCGTCACGCACGAGATGGGCTTCGCACGCAACGTGTCGAACCACGTGATGTTCCTGCATCAGGGGCGGACCGAGGAAGAGGGCGATCCGAAGGAAGTGCTGGTGCGCCCGCAGAGCGAGCGGCTCAAGCAGTTCCTGTCGGGCAGCCTCAAGTAACGCGACAGGGCAGGTTTCAACCGTGGTACCGGTGTCCCGTCCCGCAGGCGCCACCCGCACGACGCAGGTGGCGATCGTTGCATTGCCGCCCGTGTCGATGTCGGGTGTGGGTCCGATCGTCGATGCGCTGAATCTCGCGAACGAGATCGACGGGCGGCTTTTGTACCGCTGGCAGGTGTGTTCGTGGGACGGGCGGCCGGTGCCGCTCGCCGGCGGCGCGCAATGGCATGCCGATGCGGCGTTCAACGACGCGATCGCGTGCGACTGGTTGATCGTCGTGTCGGAGCGGTTTCAGCAGTTTGCCGATTACCGGCTGTTTCTCGCGAGTCTCGCCCGGGTCGGGCAGCGCACGCCGGTCGTGACCGGCATTCACCACGGCGTGTGGTGGCTCGCGATGGCGGGGCAGCTTTCCGGGTATCGCGTGAGCGTGAACTGGGAGACGTACCAGCAGTTCGCCGAACAGTTCGAGCGGTCGATCGTCACGCAGCAGATCTTCGAGATCGATCGCGACCGGGCGACCTGTGCCGGCGGGCAAGCGACCGTCGACTTCATGCTGGCGATGATCGGCCGGGAACATGGGGCGGATCTCGCGGAGCGGATTGCCGATGCGCTGGGCGTCGGGGCGCTGCGCAGCGGCGAGGAGCGGCAGCGGATTCCTTTCGTGACTGCGCCGGGCGAGCGGCATCCTCGGTTGAACGACGCGTTGCTGTTGATGGAGGCCAATGTCGAGGATCCGTTGACGACCGATGAGATCGCCGGGTTGGTCGGCGTGTCGCGCCGACAGCTCGAGCGGCTCTTTCGGCAGTATCTCGGGGCGATGCCCTCCAAGTATTACCTCAATCTTCGGTTGCTCAAGGCACGGACGCAGTTGCAGCGGACCAGCAAGTCGGTGGTGCAGGTGAGTCTCGCCTGTGGGTTCTCTTCTGCTGCGCATTTTTCCAATGCCTATCGGGAAAGGTTCGGCGTCACGCCGCGGGAAGATCGGCGAGCCTGGCTCGAGAAGCAGACCGGGGGCGGTAGCGAACCTCGCGGTGGGGCGCTCGTCGAGCGCGGGAAAGATTAGCGGTTTTTTGGGCCTTTTTTGCGTTTTCGGATTTGGGGCGGCCCGCCCAGCGGCGGCGTGAAGCACCTGTGATCGTGTCGGTCTATTAGCGTCGCCCCTGCGCGGGGCGGCGGTCACTTTTCTTTGTCTTGCCAAAGAAAAGTAACCAAAAGAAAGGCGCCCGACATCGCATGACCTCCCGGTGCCATGGCCATCAGAGTGGCCACCATCTAAGTGTCCGCGCCAGTCAGGACAACGGAGTGGTTCGAGCAATGGTTCTGACACCACTCACTACCCCACGGAGCGGTATACCATCCGCTAGCTCCGTCCTCGCTTCGCTCGGCCGACAGGTCCATCCCCACCATGCCGGCATTGCCCGTCCTCACCAGGGACCCACTGTATTTTCGATACGCAGGAAAGCCTCGCGAGAAAGGGGGGCGCATACATGCCTATCGGAGAACGCCGATCGTCGAACGACCTGCCCATATAAATGCCGAGAGCAGAAAGAGGGCTGGCACTGACAGTTCCTGGAGGAGCGCGAACGCACCGGCATGCCCTGAAGTACCTTGCAGCCGAGCGTAGCGAGGATGGAGCTAGCGGATGGTATACCGCTCCGTGGGGTAGTGAGTGGTGTCAGAACCATTGCTCGAACCACTCCGTTGTCCTGACTGGCGCGGACACTTAGATGGTGGCCACTCTGATGGCCATGGCACCGGGAGGTCATGCGATGTCGGGCGCCTTTCTTTTGGTTACTTTTCTTTGGCAAGACAAAGAAAAGTGACCGCCGCCCCGCGCAGGGGCGACGCTAATAGACCGACGCGATCGCAGGTGCTTCACGACCAACCCGAGCGGACCCCCACAAGCTCCGAAAAATACGAACCAAGCCACGCCCCCCGCCCGAGAGGGCAAAATGACGCGCACTATCTGCTTCCGATAGAACCCGTCGCAATTCCGCAAGACGCTTGCGCCACCCTTACCTAAACTTGAACCTGTTGAACCCTCTTACGAAACCGAAAGGAACGACCATGACGACCTCGACCGTGACCCGCCAGACATTCGACGAAGTGATGGTGCCGGTATTTTCCCCCGCCCCGTTCGTGCCGGATCGCGCAGAGGGCTCCCGCGTGTGGGACACGGCCGGCCGCGAATACATCGATTTCGCGTGCGGCATCGCGGTGACGTCGCTCGGCCACGGCCACCCGGAACTGCTGAAGGTGCTCGACGAACAAAGCCGCAAGCTCTGGCACATCGGCAACGGCTACACGAACGAGCCGGTGCTGCGCCTCGCGAAGCGCCTCGAATCGCTGACCTTCGCCGATCGCGCGTTCTTCGCGAACTCGGGCGCGGAAGCGAACGAAGCCGCACTGAAGCTCGCGCGCCGCGTCGCGTTCGATCGCCACGGCGCCGACAAATTCGAAATCATCTCGTTCGTGCAGTCGTTCCACGGCCGCACGTTCTTCACCGTCAGCGTCGGCGGCCAGCCGAAGTACTCGGAAGGCTTCGGCCCGGTCCCGGCCGGCATCAAGCACCTGCCGTACAACGACATCGAAGCCGCGAAGGCCGCGATCGGCCCGCAAACCTGCGCCGTGATCGTCGAGCCGGTGCAGGGCGAGGGCGGCGTGATCCCGGCCGATCCGGCGTTCCTGAAGGCGCTGCGCGAAGCATGCGACGCCAACGACGCACTGCTGATCTTCGACGAAGTGCAAACGGGCGTGGGCCGCACGGGCCAGTTCTACGCTTACATGGACACGGGCGTCACGCCGGACATCCTCACGACCGCGAAAGCGCTCGGCAACGGCTTCCCGATCGGCGCGATGCTGACGACGAACGAGCTGGCCGCGCACTTCAAGGTCGGCGTGCACGGCACGACGTACGGCGGCAACCCGCTCGCGTCGGCGATCGCGGACAAGGTCGTCGAACTGATCGGCGATCCGGCCCTGCTCGAAGGCGTGCGCGAACGCAGCGTGCGCCTGAAGGGCGCGCTCGAACGCATCAACGCGCGTTTCGGCATCTTCAAGGACGTCCGCGGCAAGGGCCTGCTGGTCGGCGCGGAACTCACCGCCGCATTCGACGGCCGCGCGAAGGACTTCGTCACCGCCGCCGCCGAGAACGGCCTGATCATGCTGATCGCCGGCCCGAACGTGCTGCGCTTCGTGCCGTCGCTGGTGATCCCGTTCGACCTGCTCGACGAAGGCACCAAGCGCTTCGAGAAGGCGGTCGAACACGTGCTCGCCGCACAGGAAGCCACCGCGCGCTGAGCGGCGCGCCCATCGCAGACAGGAACGACGATGCTATTTGTTCGCCCCGGCAAACTCACGGATCTCGATGCGCTCGCGCACATGGCGCGCACCGCGCAGCCGGTCCTGCACTCGCTGCCGCACGACCGCGCGGCGCTCGAAGCGCGCGTGGCGCTCTCCGAGGATTCGTTTCGCGCGGACGTCGACTTCGCCGGCGAGGAGTTCTATCTGTTCGTGCTCGAGGATTCGTCGACGGGCAAGCTGCTCGGCACGGCGAGCATCGTGGCCGCGGCCGGCTACTCGGAACCGTTCTACGCGTTCCGCAACGACGCACTGATCCACGCGTCGCGCGAGCTGCACGTGAACCGCAAGATCCACGCGCTCACGATGTCGCACGAGCTGACCGGCAAGAGCCGGCTCGCGGGCTTTTACGTCGATCCGTCGCTGCGCGGCGACGCGGCCGCGCACCTGATCTCGCGCGCCCGGATGATGTACATCGCCGCGAACCGGCGCCGCTT encodes the following:
- a CDS encoding ABC transporter permease; this encodes MFLYGFGPVLWAGTVQTIELSVLSLATAVALGLIGAVAKLSHNRVLRAIATGYTTLIRSVPDLVLMLLLFYSIQIWLNQFTDLVGWNQIDIDPFVAGVLTLGFIYGAYFTETFRGAFLSVPRGQLEAGAAYGMSGARVFARIMFPQMMRFALPGIGNNWQVLVKATALVSIIGLADVVKAAQDAGKSTFNMFFFILVAALIYLAITTVSNLVLIQLEKRYSMGVRHAEL
- a CDS encoding aspartate aminotransferase family protein, which codes for MTTSTVTRQTFDEVMVPVFSPAPFVPDRAEGSRVWDTAGREYIDFACGIAVTSLGHGHPELLKVLDEQSRKLWHIGNGYTNEPVLRLAKRLESLTFADRAFFANSGAEANEAALKLARRVAFDRHGADKFEIISFVQSFHGRTFFTVSVGGQPKYSEGFGPVPAGIKHLPYNDIEAAKAAIGPQTCAVIVEPVQGEGGVIPADPAFLKALREACDANDALLIFDEVQTGVGRTGQFYAYMDTGVTPDILTTAKALGNGFPIGAMLTTNELAAHFKVGVHGTTYGGNPLASAIADKVVELIGDPALLEGVRERSVRLKGALERINARFGIFKDVRGKGLLVGAELTAAFDGRAKDFVTAAAENGLIMLIAGPNVLRFVPSLVIPFDLLDEGTKRFEKAVEHVLAAQEATAR
- a CDS encoding GlxA family transcriptional regulator is translated as MVPVSRPAGATRTTQVAIVALPPVSMSGVGPIVDALNLANEIDGRLLYRWQVCSWDGRPVPLAGGAQWHADAAFNDAIACDWLIVVSERFQQFADYRLFLASLARVGQRTPVVTGIHHGVWWLAMAGQLSGYRVSVNWETYQQFAEQFERSIVTQQIFEIDRDRATCAGGQATVDFMLAMIGREHGADLAERIADALGVGALRSGEERQRIPFVTAPGERHPRLNDALLLMEANVEDPLTTDEIAGLVGVSRRQLERLFRQYLGAMPSKYYLNLRLLKARTQLQRTSKSVVQVSLACGFSSAAHFSNAYRERFGVTPREDRRAWLEKQTGGGSEPRGGALVERGKD
- a CDS encoding ABC transporter ATP-binding protein → MAEITQTSASASVKLAAVDIHKRYGDNEVLKGVSLDAKAGDVISIIGASGSGKSTFLRCINFLERPNAGQIVVDGEAVRTKADKTGALEVADHKQLQRIRTKLAMVFQHFNLWAHMNVLENVMEAPVHVLGISKKEAEERAREYLEKVGLPPRVEKQYPSHLSGGQQQRVAIARALAMHPDVMLFDEPTSALDPELVGEVLKVMQKLAEEGRTMIVVTHEMGFARNVSNHVMFLHQGRTEEEGDPKEVLVRPQSERLKQFLSGSLK
- a CDS encoding BrnT family toxin — its product is MDTRRDYGETRWICLVPIGARLYTAIVVPRGRTLRVVSLRKANNREMSRYEEGG
- a CDS encoding lipoprotein; its protein translation is MIFRFRLLSVTMLAAALALTGCDDQGHLDVQRIRDFFNAIKPAPLLLKGLKVGESTEADVRGTMGKPETERTFTDGSKRLEYPRGPMGNQTWFVDLDANGRYTGATQVLTAENFAKVRPGMNEDEVRRLLGKPGDIAQYPLKPETVWSWRWLEDGVNTDAFFNVHFGPDGLVYTTSRSDILKGR
- a CDS encoding BrnA antitoxin family protein, producing MKKAVKFIRNTPEEEAAIARGIAADPDAHELGDDEIDAMEPFVEVVAKKFGRPKLEHPKEQVSIRYDADILAAFRADGPGWQTRMNDALRDWLKKRRA
- a CDS encoding ABC transporter permease, producing MIEILQEFGKAFLFWDGQRLSGLAVTLWLLVASISLGFVCAVPLAVARVSRNKWVSMPVRFYTYVFRGTPLYVQLLLMYTGMYSLEFVRSHSLLDAFFRSGFNCAILAFALNTCAYTTEIFAGAIRAIPHGEVEAARAYGMTPFTMYRRVILPSALRRALPLYSNEVILMLHATTVAFTATVPDILKVARDANSATYMAFQSFGIAALIYLAVSFALVAAFRRAERHWLAYLAAARH